From the genome of Haloterrigena sp. KLK7, one region includes:
- a CDS encoding MarR family transcriptional regulator, translating to MPNSTTSEPLEEIEFLARSEHRVTVLEALAERPTSRAELLAATGASSSTIGRTLRAFDERNWIRRNGNRYEATQLGAFVAAGLRDLLERLETERTLRDSWQLLPEETDGFTVEMASRAVVTVAEPDAPYRPVNRFAALLRRTSRFRFVGTDVALLEPCRDELRQSIVDGMETEIIDPPTVAGYILSNYRTHCSAPLESGNLSVSVHDDVPPYGVGLFDDRIAVSCYDPDSGMVRLLIDTDVPEAREWAESLFESYRRDARPLALETAVG from the coding sequence ATGCCAAACAGTACTACGAGCGAACCGCTCGAGGAGATCGAGTTCCTCGCGCGGTCGGAACACCGCGTGACCGTCCTCGAGGCGCTGGCCGAGCGGCCGACGAGTCGGGCCGAACTCCTGGCGGCGACCGGGGCATCGTCGTCCACGATCGGACGGACGCTGCGCGCGTTCGACGAACGCAACTGGATCAGGAGGAACGGCAACCGGTACGAAGCGACGCAGTTGGGTGCGTTCGTCGCGGCCGGACTGCGGGACCTGCTCGAGCGCCTCGAGACCGAGCGGACGCTCCGCGACAGCTGGCAGTTGCTCCCGGAAGAGACCGACGGGTTCACCGTCGAAATGGCCAGCCGCGCGGTCGTGACGGTCGCCGAGCCCGACGCGCCGTACCGCCCGGTGAACCGGTTCGCGGCGCTGCTCCGGCGGACGAGCCGATTCCGGTTCGTCGGCACCGACGTCGCCCTGCTCGAGCCCTGCAGAGACGAGCTTCGGCAGTCGATCGTCGACGGCATGGAGACGGAGATCATCGATCCGCCGACCGTCGCCGGCTACATCCTCTCGAACTACCGGACGCACTGTTCCGCGCCCCTCGAGAGCGGCAACCTCTCTGTCAGCGTGCACGACGACGTGCCGCCCTACGGCGTCGGTCTCTTCGACGATCGGATCGCCGTCAGTTGCTACGACCCGGACAGCGGGATGGTTCGGCTGTTGATCGATACCGACGTGCCGGAGGCACGCGAGTGGGCGGAATCACTGTTCGAGTCCTACCGACGCGATGCGCGTCCGCTCGCGCTCGAAACGGCCGTCGGGTAG
- the trpD gene encoding anthranilate phosphoribosyltransferase, producing MQEYVERVTEGEDLTQEDARAASTAVFEGATEAQIGALLAALRAKGETEAEIAGFAEGMRDAARTITPDREPLVDTCGTGGDDYDTINVSTTSAIVAAGAGVPVAKHGNYSVSSSSGSADVLEEVGVDVEAEPPAVEDAIERDGIGFMLAPVFHPAMKAVIGPRKELGMRTIFNVLGPLTNPAGADAQVVGVYDPDLVPVLADALSRMDVERALVVHGAGTDEIAVHGETVAAEVDGESVEEYTLEPADLGLEEHDIADISGGSPEENAADMRGIVAGDVTGAKRDVILANAGAAIYVAGEADSLEAGADAAREAIESGDAGTKLEQLRGDVAEPAGR from the coding sequence ATGCAGGAGTACGTCGAACGGGTGACCGAGGGCGAGGATCTCACACAGGAAGACGCTCGAGCGGCCTCGACGGCCGTCTTCGAGGGCGCGACGGAGGCACAGATCGGTGCGCTGCTGGCGGCCCTGCGCGCCAAGGGCGAGACGGAAGCCGAGATCGCCGGCTTCGCGGAAGGGATGCGCGACGCGGCCAGAACGATCACGCCGGACCGCGAGCCGCTGGTCGACACCTGCGGCACCGGCGGGGACGACTACGACACGATCAACGTCTCGACGACCAGCGCGATCGTCGCCGCGGGCGCCGGCGTCCCGGTCGCGAAACACGGCAACTACTCCGTCTCGTCGTCCTCGGGCAGCGCGGACGTCCTCGAGGAGGTCGGCGTCGACGTCGAGGCCGAGCCCCCCGCGGTCGAGGACGCCATCGAGCGCGACGGCATCGGCTTCATGCTCGCGCCCGTCTTCCACCCCGCGATGAAGGCCGTCATCGGCCCGCGCAAGGAGCTGGGCATGCGGACGATCTTCAACGTGCTCGGCCCGCTGACGAACCCCGCCGGCGCCGACGCACAGGTCGTCGGCGTCTACGATCCCGACCTCGTGCCCGTCCTCGCGGACGCCCTCTCGCGGATGGACGTCGAGCGCGCGCTGGTCGTCCACGGCGCGGGGACGGACGAGATCGCCGTCCACGGCGAGACCGTCGCCGCCGAAGTCGACGGCGAGTCGGTCGAGGAGTACACCCTCGAGCCGGCCGATCTCGGCCTCGAGGAACACGACATCGCGGACATCTCGGGCGGCTCGCCCGAGGAGAACGCGGCCGACATGCGCGGCATCGTCGCGGGCGACGTCACGGGCGCGAAACGGGACGTCATCCTCGCGAACGCCGGCGCCGCGATCTACGTCGCGGGCGAGGCCGACTCGCTCGAGGCCGGCGCCGACGCCGCCCGCGAGGCGATCGAGTCCGGCGACGCCGGGACCAAACTCGAGCAGCTCCGGGGCGACGTCGCCGAACCCGCGGGACGATGA
- a CDS encoding phosphoribosylanthranilate isomerase produces MTRVKICGLTNEDDLETAVDAGADALGIICDVSVDTPREVAVERARELVDAAPPFVTTVLVTMPSGPERAIELADEIEPDAIQFHGSIRLGDLAYLRANVDAKLLLAVDADDAVRAETYDDVVDGLLVDTPAADGGGGTGETHDWDQTRVATVDLESPLILAGGLTPDNVADAVRTVDPFAVDVASGVEAEGGVKDPDAVRSFVDRAKNARRTAEPYPEPNHE; encoded by the coding sequence ATGACGCGGGTGAAGATCTGCGGCCTGACGAACGAGGACGACCTCGAGACGGCCGTCGACGCGGGCGCCGACGCGCTCGGTATCATCTGCGACGTCTCCGTCGACACCCCACGGGAGGTCGCGGTCGAGCGCGCCCGCGAACTCGTCGACGCCGCGCCGCCGTTCGTGACGACCGTCCTCGTGACGATGCCGTCCGGTCCCGAGCGGGCGATCGAACTCGCCGACGAGATCGAACCCGACGCGATTCAGTTCCACGGGAGCATTCGACTCGGCGATCTGGCGTACCTGCGCGCGAACGTCGACGCGAAGCTCCTGCTCGCCGTCGACGCCGACGACGCGGTCCGAGCGGAGACCTACGACGACGTGGTCGACGGCCTCCTCGTCGACACGCCGGCCGCGGACGGCGGCGGCGGTACCGGCGAGACCCACGACTGGGACCAGACGCGGGTGGCGACCGTGGACCTCGAATCGCCGCTGATCCTCGCGGGCGGACTCACGCCCGACAACGTCGCGGACGCGGTCCGAACGGTCGACCCGTTCGCGGTCGACGTCGCCAGCGGCGTCGAGGCCGAGGGCGGCGTCAAGGACCCCGACGCCGTCAGATCGTTCGTCGACCGAGCCAAGAACGCCCGACGGACGGCGGAGCCGTACCCCGAGCCCAACCATGAGTGA
- the trpE gene encoding anthranilate synthase component I, with protein MSDSDTEPDVSPTLDVDRETFREHAGEDRPAVVRAVATLDVETTPLEAYAALTGRSASSDRERSPYAFLLESAEKTASSDPDGAFRPSSADADRHARYSYVGYDPDAVVTVEPDETAVERLTDDAPLGLIETDPEGDAVDALRAAMPDVRFANAPEHDRQHLTGGLVGFLAYDAVYDLWLEEVGCERPDSRFPDAQFVLTTKTLAFDERDGTVSLDCTPVIEGDDDPDAVYDALLEEAEAVAATLRAASTPETGGFVREDEVVGPKAEYEESVRRAKEHVLDGDIYQGVVSRTRELYGDVDPLGFYEAMRDVNPSPYMYLLEHDDLTVVGASPETLVSVRGREIMSNPIAGTCDRGSSPVEDRRLAGEMLADEKERAEHTMLVDLARNDVRRVAEAGSVRVDEFMNVLKYSHVQHIESTVTGDLASDADAFDATRAAFPAGTLSGAPKIRAMEIIDDLEAEPRGLYGGGVGYYSWCGDADFAIVIRTATVEDEGNRDRITVRAGAGLVADSDPTAEYEETEKKMGGVLAALEEIEDPGTDAALADSADGEPADDELESSPEVGR; from the coding sequence ATGAGTGACTCTGACACCGAACCCGACGTATCGCCGACGCTCGACGTCGACCGGGAGACCTTCCGCGAGCACGCGGGCGAGGACCGTCCGGCCGTCGTCCGCGCCGTCGCGACCCTCGACGTGGAGACGACGCCCCTCGAGGCCTACGCCGCCCTCACCGGCCGTTCGGCCTCGAGCGATCGGGAACGATCGCCGTACGCCTTCCTCCTCGAGAGCGCCGAGAAGACCGCCTCGAGCGACCCCGACGGCGCCTTCCGGCCGAGTTCGGCGGACGCGGATCGCCACGCCCGCTACTCCTACGTCGGCTACGATCCCGACGCCGTCGTCACGGTCGAGCCCGACGAGACGGCGGTCGAGCGGCTCACGGACGACGCGCCGCTGGGCCTGATCGAGACCGATCCCGAGGGCGACGCCGTCGACGCGCTCCGGGCCGCGATGCCGGACGTCCGGTTCGCGAACGCCCCCGAGCACGACCGCCAGCACCTGACCGGCGGGCTGGTCGGTTTCCTCGCCTACGACGCGGTCTACGACCTCTGGCTCGAGGAGGTCGGCTGCGAGCGCCCCGACTCGCGGTTCCCGGACGCGCAGTTCGTCCTGACGACGAAGACGCTCGCGTTCGACGAACGCGACGGGACGGTCTCGCTGGACTGCACGCCGGTCATCGAGGGCGACGACGACCCCGACGCGGTCTACGACGCCTTGCTCGAGGAGGCCGAGGCCGTCGCGGCGACGCTGCGGGCCGCGTCGACGCCGGAGACCGGCGGGTTCGTCCGCGAAGACGAGGTCGTCGGGCCGAAAGCCGAGTACGAAGAGAGCGTCCGCCGGGCCAAGGAACACGTCCTCGACGGCGACATCTACCAGGGCGTCGTCTCGCGGACTCGCGAGCTGTACGGCGACGTCGACCCCCTCGGCTTCTACGAGGCGATGCGCGACGTCAACCCGTCGCCGTACATGTACCTGCTCGAGCACGACGACCTGACCGTCGTCGGCGCCAGTCCCGAGACGCTGGTCTCGGTTCGCGGACGCGAGATCATGTCCAATCCGATCGCCGGCACCTGCGACCGGGGCTCGAGCCCCGTCGAGGATCGCCGGCTGGCCGGCGAGATGCTGGCCGACGAGAAGGAGCGGGCCGAACACACGATGCTGGTCGATCTGGCGCGAAACGACGTGCGCCGCGTCGCCGAGGCCGGCTCGGTCCGCGTCGACGAGTTCATGAACGTGCTCAAGTACAGCCACGTCCAGCACATCGAGTCGACGGTGACGGGCGACCTCGCGAGCGACGCGGACGCGTTCGACGCGACGCGGGCCGCGTTCCCCGCCGGCACCCTCTCCGGCGCGCCGAAGATCCGAGCGATGGAGATCATCGACGACCTCGAGGCCGAGCCGCGGGGACTGTACGGCGGCGGCGTCGGCTACTACTCGTGGTGTGGCGACGCGGACTTCGCGATCGTGATCCGGACCGCCACCGTAGAGGACGAAGGAAACCGGGATCGGATCACCGTCCGCGCCGGCGCCGGCCTGGTCGCCGACAGCGATCCGACCGCCGAGTACGAGGAGACCGAGAAGAAGATGGGCGGCGTCCTCGCCGCCCTCGAGGAGATCGAGGACCCTGGGACGGACGCGGCTCTGGCCGACAGCGCGGACGGGGAGCCGGCCGACGACGAACTCGAGTCCTCGCCGGAGGTAGGCCGATGA
- the trpG gene encoding anthranilate synthase component II, with the protein MSTASENRDVGDAETDAEPLTVLFVDNYDSFTYNLVEYVSQHEGTETEVVKNTASLADVRAVDPDAIIISPGPGHPKNDRDVGVTMDVLREVSPEVPTLGVCLGLEAAVYEYGGSVGRAPAPIHGKASAVDHDGEGVFAGLEQGLRAGRYHSLIATEVPDCFAVTATAEHDGETLVMGIRHRERPIEAVQFHPESVLTAVGHDVIENFLESIED; encoded by the coding sequence ATGAGCACCGCGAGCGAGAACCGAGACGTCGGCGACGCGGAGACGGACGCGGAGCCGCTGACGGTGCTGTTCGTCGACAACTACGACTCCTTCACGTACAACTTAGTCGAGTACGTCAGCCAGCACGAGGGCACCGAAACCGAAGTGGTGAAGAACACCGCCTCGCTCGCGGACGTTCGCGCGGTCGACCCCGACGCGATCATCATCAGCCCGGGGCCGGGCCACCCGAAGAACGACCGCGACGTCGGCGTCACGATGGACGTCCTCCGCGAGGTCAGTCCGGAGGTGCCGACGCTCGGCGTCTGTCTCGGTCTCGAGGCGGCCGTCTACGAGTACGGCGGGAGCGTCGGCCGGGCGCCGGCGCCGATCCACGGCAAGGCCTCAGCCGTCGACCACGACGGCGAGGGGGTCTTCGCGGGCCTCGAACAGGGACTCCGCGCCGGCCGGTATCACTCGCTGATCGCGACCGAGGTGCCGGACTGTTTCGCGGTGACCGCGACGGCAGAACACGATGGGGAGACGCTCGTCATGGGAATCCGCCACCGCGAGCGCCCGATCGAGGCCGTCCAGTTTCACCCGGAGAGCGTGCTCACGGCCGTCGGCCACGACGTGATCGAGAACTTCCTCGAGTCGATCGAAGACTGA
- a CDS encoding adenosylcobalamin-dependent ribonucleoside-diphosphate reductase has product MSESELSAEDLSLPIKRTDGDTLEERLTDNAYHNILPARYLRKDADGELIEEQEDLFDRVGKNIALAEAVYEAEKRDAEITVTPDQLKPDHPRRDELAEEVFGAGTTAEDDDETALSIYNVNKFAYDTVVPELPDEIREHVEDVADEFQGMMENLDFMPNSPTLMNAGDELQQLSACFVDSPEDDIDDIHQTAKEAAQVFQSGGGMGYAFWRLRPYGDAVGSTGGIASGPITFMRTYDQMCETIAQGGARRGAQMGVMRVSHPDVIQFIHAKNKDVSLAETLRLNDPDDYTHNSFQEALDEARELIDEEGRVPKHLRNAVEGHLSNFNISVGITDDFMEALQNGEEFTFTNPRTGEPHIATEETKELYDMFGLGEHVEVGEELSIPAEELWDDIVEGAHENGEPGVIYLERVNKQHSFDVEKHPDHRILATNPCGEQPLEEYEACNLGHINLSTLADLEAPDWRVWYDEHGDEYESLEDAVDAFLEDAIDFEEFDRRIEMGTRFLENVVTMSDFPVDRIEEKVREMRKIGLGIMGLAQLYIQLGMEYGSETSNEVARQLMTHINHTSKWTSHELAEERGSFDEWDKSKYANPTEYREWFEHQTGLDADEWEDGFPIRNHNTTTIAPTGTTSMVGNTTGGCEPIYNVAYYKNVSDDVQGDEMLVEFDDYFLRTLEANDIDVDAVKEEAQEQMATNQFNGVEGLSTVPDAIGELFVTTGALSAKEHAGVQVACQQGVDSAISKTVNAPNDSTLEDAKDVFEYIYEHGGKGVTYYRDGTRSKQVLTTRADNADFADETEAAQALVEQIDEIFGGLTQFLESDEVRDVLEADVDSLVADEDERSPVQVDFTEKRERPDALQGVSQRIDTGYGKVYVTINEDPETGQPFELFANIGHSGGFTNSFTEALAKVISTSLRSGVDPEEIVDELCGTRSPKVAWDKGEQIQSIPDAIGTAMRRYLEEEIDKPYPKQQTLEESADADAVEFDGPKTDGGAAAAQGQSGAADAEDDTTQDLIDAGESPECPDCGSMSLYFSEGCKTCESCGWSEC; this is encoded by the coding sequence ATGAGCGAATCGGAACTCTCCGCGGAGGATCTGTCCCTCCCGATCAAGCGCACCGACGGCGACACCCTCGAGGAGCGCCTGACTGACAACGCCTATCACAATATTCTGCCCGCGCGGTACCTGCGCAAGGACGCCGACGGCGAACTCATCGAGGAACAGGAGGACCTCTTCGACCGCGTCGGCAAGAACATCGCGCTGGCCGAGGCCGTCTACGAGGCCGAGAAGCGCGACGCCGAGATCACGGTCACGCCCGACCAGCTCAAGCCCGACCACCCGCGGCGCGACGAACTCGCCGAGGAGGTCTTCGGCGCGGGCACCACCGCCGAGGACGACGACGAGACCGCGCTGTCTATCTACAACGTCAACAAGTTCGCCTACGACACCGTCGTCCCCGAACTCCCCGACGAGATCCGCGAGCACGTCGAGGACGTCGCCGACGAGTTCCAGGGCATGATGGAGAATCTCGACTTCATGCCGAACTCGCCGACCCTGATGAACGCGGGCGACGAGCTCCAGCAGCTCTCGGCGTGTTTCGTCGACTCCCCCGAGGACGACATCGACGACATCCACCAGACCGCCAAGGAGGCCGCGCAGGTCTTCCAGAGCGGCGGCGGCATGGGCTACGCCTTCTGGCGCCTGCGCCCCTACGGCGACGCCGTCGGCTCGACCGGCGGCATCGCCAGCGGCCCGATCACGTTCATGCGCACGTACGACCAGATGTGCGAGACGATCGCCCAGGGCGGCGCCCGACGGGGCGCGCAGATGGGCGTCATGCGCGTCTCCCACCCGGACGTCATCCAGTTCATCCACGCCAAGAACAAGGACGTCTCGCTGGCCGAGACCCTGCGCCTGAACGACCCCGACGACTACACGCACAACTCCTTCCAGGAAGCCCTGGACGAAGCCCGCGAACTCATCGACGAGGAGGGACGAGTCCCCAAGCACCTCCGGAACGCCGTCGAGGGCCACCTCTCTAACTTCAACATCTCCGTCGGTATCACCGACGACTTCATGGAGGCCCTGCAGAACGGCGAGGAGTTCACCTTCACGAACCCGCGGACGGGCGAGCCCCACATCGCGACCGAGGAGACGAAGGAACTCTACGACATGTTCGGTCTCGGCGAGCACGTCGAGGTCGGCGAGGAGCTGTCGATCCCGGCCGAGGAACTGTGGGACGACATCGTCGAGGGCGCCCACGAGAACGGCGAACCCGGCGTGATCTACCTCGAGCGGGTCAACAAGCAACACTCCTTCGACGTCGAGAAACACCCCGACCACCGCATCCTCGCGACGAACCCCTGCGGCGAGCAGCCCTTAGAGGAGTACGAGGCCTGTAACCTCGGGCACATCAACCTCTCGACGCTCGCGGACCTCGAGGCGCCCGACTGGCGCGTCTGGTACGACGAGCACGGCGACGAGTACGAGTCGCTCGAGGACGCCGTTGACGCCTTCCTCGAGGACGCGATCGACTTCGAGGAGTTCGACCGCCGCATCGAGATGGGCACGCGGTTCCTCGAGAACGTCGTCACGATGTCTGACTTCCCGGTCGACAGGATCGAGGAGAAGGTCCGGGAGATGCGCAAGATCGGTCTGGGAATCATGGGCCTGGCGCAGCTGTACATCCAGCTCGGGATGGAGTACGGCAGCGAGACCTCCAACGAGGTCGCGCGCCAGCTGATGACCCACATCAACCACACCTCGAAGTGGACGTCCCACGAGCTCGCCGAGGAGCGCGGGAGCTTCGACGAGTGGGACAAGTCCAAGTACGCGAACCCGACCGAGTACCGCGAGTGGTTCGAGCACCAGACCGGCCTCGACGCCGACGAGTGGGAGGACGGCTTCCCGATCCGAAACCACAACACGACGACCATCGCGCCGACCGGCACGACCTCGATGGTCGGCAACACCACCGGCGGCTGCGAACCGATCTACAACGTCGCCTACTACAAGAACGTCTCCGACGACGTCCAGGGCGACGAGATGTTAGTCGAGTTCGACGACTACTTCCTGCGCACCCTCGAGGCCAACGACATCGACGTCGACGCGGTCAAGGAGGAGGCCCAGGAGCAGATGGCGACCAACCAGTTCAACGGCGTCGAGGGGCTCTCGACGGTGCCCGACGCCATCGGCGAACTGTTCGTCACGACCGGCGCGCTCTCGGCGAAAGAGCACGCCGGCGTGCAGGTCGCCTGTCAGCAGGGCGTCGACTCCGCGATCTCGAAGACCGTCAACGCGCCCAACGACTCGACGCTCGAGGACGCAAAGGACGTGTTCGAGTACATCTACGAGCACGGCGGCAAGGGCGTCACCTACTACCGCGATGGCACCCGCAGCAAGCAGGTGCTGACCACCCGCGCCGACAACGCCGACTTCGCCGACGAGACCGAGGCCGCACAGGCGCTGGTCGAACAGATCGACGAGATCTTCGGCGGCCTGACGCAGTTCCTCGAGAGCGACGAGGTCCGAGACGTCCTCGAGGCGGACGTCGACTCGCTGGTCGCCGACGAGGACGAGCGGTCGCCCGTTCAGGTCGACTTCACCGAGAAGCGCGAACGGCCCGACGCTCTACAGGGCGTCAGCCAGCGCATCGACACCGGCTACGGGAAGGTCTACGTGACGATCAACGAGGACCCCGAGACCGGCCAGCCGTTCGAGCTGTTCGCCAACATCGGCCACTCCGGCGGCTTCACCAACTCCTTCACCGAGGCGCTGGCGAAGGTCATCTCGACCTCGCTGCGCTCGGGCGTCGACCCCGAGGAGATCGTCGACGAACTCTGCGGGACCCGCTCGCCGAAGGTGGCCTGGGACAAGGGCGAACAGATCCAGTCGATCCCCGACGCCATCGGCACCGCGATGCGCCGCTACCTGGAGGAAGAGATCGACAAGCCGTACCCGAAACAGCAGACGCTCGAGGAGTCCGCCGACGCGGACGCCGTCGAGTTCGACGGGCCGAAGACCGACGGCGGCGCGGCCGCCGCGCAGGGTCAGAGCGGCGCTGCGGACGCCGAGGACGACACGACCCAGGACCTCATCGACGCCGGCGAGTCGCCGGAGTGTCCCGACTGCGGCTCGATGTCGCTGTACTTCTCCGAAGGCTGCAAAACGTGCGAGAGCTGTGGCTGGAGCGAGTGCTGA
- a CDS encoding HVO_2523 family zinc finger protein, which translates to MAADSDETDVESDAETGTEEDPETDLESDVETDAGGREPASRSGGGPTCPRCGGELFKRHCKYVCPQHGVVFDCADTFWN; encoded by the coding sequence ATGGCCGCCGATAGCGACGAGACCGACGTCGAGAGTGATGCCGAGACCGGTACCGAGGAGGATCCCGAAACCGACCTCGAGAGTGACGTCGAAACCGATGCGGGCGGCAGAGAGCCGGCGTCCCGGTCGGGCGGCGGCCCGACCTGTCCCCGCTGCGGCGGCGAACTGTTCAAACGCCACTGCAAGTACGTCTGCCCGCAGCACGGGGTCGTCTTCGACTGTGCGGATACGTTCTGGAACTGA
- a CDS encoding response regulator: MSTSTQPTILVVEDERELADLYATWVSEDYEVYTAYDGRSALESMSEAVDVVLLDRHMPDVPGDEVLNRLRAAGHDCWVIMVTAVDPGLDIVELDIDEYVTKPVTRTQLMRIIENLRVQSRYSGDGRRELAALSNKMATLEDEHAPDELAETEAYRQLEADLKDLSETPVGDGDR, translated from the coding sequence ATGTCTACGTCTACGCAACCGACGATCCTCGTCGTCGAGGACGAGCGCGAACTGGCCGATCTCTATGCGACGTGGGTGAGCGAGGACTACGAGGTCTACACCGCCTACGACGGTCGATCGGCGCTCGAGTCGATGAGCGAGGCGGTCGACGTCGTCCTGCTCGACCGACACATGCCCGACGTGCCCGGCGACGAGGTGCTCAATCGGCTTCGGGCGGCGGGCCACGACTGCTGGGTGATCATGGTCACGGCAGTCGATCCCGGACTCGACATCGTCGAACTCGATATCGACGAGTACGTCACCAAACCGGTGACTCGGACGCAGTTGATGCGGATTATCGAAAATCTTCGGGTGCAGTCCCGATACAGCGGCGACGGCCGGCGCGAGCTCGCCGCCCTGTCGAACAAGATGGCGACGCTCGAGGACGAACACGCGCCGGACGAGTTAGCGGAGACCGAGGCCTACCGGCAACTGGAAGCGGATCTGAAGGACTTGAGCGAGACGCCGGTCGGCGACGGCGATCGCTGA
- a CDS encoding VTT domain-containing protein, with product MSSPSVRPRALAGAIAIGAILAAGALVSPSALLATVESVSADPVLFGLVVIALYLGRPLLALPTTPLAAVVGYGYGVAVGVPVALLGVVVTVVPVFVVARWIAAGPTDGDAGQSPSASVSTAGPFGSILERAGAVVGRYYATAGPVRGVVASRLAPIPSDVATCAAAVSDVRLRHLAIGTAIGELPWTIAAVVVGASAATVRTGGLGELGVTLALACFAAAIALLAAPAYRFVRGRRRERDRTAGRPTDR from the coding sequence ATGTCGTCTCCATCGGTGCGGCCCCGTGCGCTCGCCGGCGCGATCGCGATCGGTGCGATCCTCGCCGCGGGCGCGCTCGTTTCTCCGTCGGCGCTGCTCGCGACCGTCGAGTCGGTGTCGGCGGATCCGGTCCTGTTCGGCCTCGTCGTGATCGCCCTCTACCTCGGGCGGCCGCTGCTGGCCCTGCCGACGACGCCGCTCGCCGCCGTCGTCGGCTACGGCTACGGCGTCGCCGTCGGCGTTCCGGTGGCGCTCCTCGGCGTCGTGGTGACGGTCGTCCCCGTCTTCGTCGTCGCCCGCTGGATCGCTGCCGGTCCGACCGATGGCGACGCCGGCCAGTCCCCCTCGGCGTCCGTATCGACCGCCGGACCGTTCGGATCGATCCTCGAGCGAGCCGGCGCCGTCGTCGGTCGGTACTACGCGACGGCGGGCCCGGTCCGGGGCGTCGTCGCCTCGCGGCTGGCGCCGATCCCGTCGGACGTGGCGACCTGTGCGGCGGCGGTCAGCGACGTTCGACTCCGCCACCTCGCGATCGGGACGGCGATCGGCGAACTCCCCTGGACGATCGCCGCGGTCGTCGTCGGCGCGTCGGCGGCGACGGTCCGGACCGGCGGACTCGGCGAACTCGGCGTGACGCTCGCGCTCGCCTGTTTCGCGGCTGCGATCGCGCTGCTAGCGGCGCCGGCGTATCGATTCGTTCGCGGGCGGCGACGGGAACGCGACCGAACCGCAGGCCGTCCCACGGACAGGTGA
- a CDS encoding DUF5830 family protein yields the protein MDREERRVETSADASDDRVERGLALLERLEHDSLALADVVDRIETVTSDPTVTRTILDEAELRGIIEREDGIVRPKSRQYVSFESDVITKEGEFSCQRCGSGLSTGYFIDLDAGELGPFGSSCIRKVTGRED from the coding sequence ATGGATCGGGAGGAACGTCGGGTCGAGACGTCCGCCGACGCCAGCGACGACCGCGTCGAACGCGGACTGGCGTTGCTCGAGCGACTCGAGCACGACTCGCTCGCGCTGGCCGACGTCGTCGACCGGATCGAGACGGTGACCAGCGACCCCACGGTGACGCGGACGATCCTCGACGAGGCGGAACTCCGTGGGATCATCGAGCGCGAAGACGGCATCGTCCGCCCGAAGAGCCGCCAGTACGTCAGCTTCGAGAGCGACGTGATCACGAAGGAGGGGGAGTTCTCCTGCCAGCGCTGCGGATCGGGGCTGTCGACGGGCTACTTCATCGACCTCGACGCCGGCGAACTGGGACCGTTCGGTTCGTCGTGCATTCGGAAGGTGACGGGACGGGAGGATTGA
- a CDS encoding HalOD1 output domain-containing protein, whose translation MGTGVSSKPSHSIVTQIAEIEGVDPTDLEPPLHAVVDPDALERLIDSSPTDSSGTSLSITFTYRGHRVRVDGSGAVEITTANQLTDASGESSEELHGD comes from the coding sequence ATGGGGACGGGGGTCTCATCGAAACCGAGTCACAGTATCGTCACGCAGATCGCCGAAATCGAGGGCGTCGATCCGACGGACCTCGAGCCGCCGCTTCACGCCGTCGTCGATCCCGACGCGCTCGAGCGGCTGATCGACTCGAGCCCGACTGACTCGAGCGGGACGTCGCTCTCGATCACCTTCACGTATCGGGGCCATCGCGTCCGCGTCGACGGGTCCGGAGCCGTCGAAATCACGACGGCGAATCAGCTCACCGACGCGAGCGGCGAGTCGTCGGAGGAGTTACACGGCGACTGA
- a CDS encoding HalOD1 output domain-containing protein: MTEMTTRSPSAQAEAEYVVQYDRLDNEPLSVAVVNAVAAFGNESVTDLEPLHHTINTDALERLFEPRADGVRSGGSVSFEYLDYLVTVTADGEIRVESA; the protein is encoded by the coding sequence ATGACTGAGATGACTACACGATCACCGTCCGCGCAAGCGGAAGCGGAGTACGTTGTGCAGTACGATCGACTCGATAACGAACCACTGAGCGTCGCCGTCGTCAACGCGGTCGCGGCGTTCGGCAACGAATCGGTAACGGATCTCGAGCCGCTTCACCACACGATCAACACCGACGCGCTCGAGCGACTGTTCGAACCGCGTGCGGACGGGGTTCGATCCGGGGGGTCCGTCTCGTTCGAGTATCTCGACTATCTCGTCACCGTCACCGCCGACGGTGAGATCCGCGTCGAATCGGCGTAG